The Flavobacteriales bacterium nucleotide sequence CAAAAGGTGGTTCGTGGCGGTTGCAAACCGCCAGTTCAGGAGAGGGGAATTAGTGCGCGACAGCGCGTGTTCCCCTCTTCTGAACACCCAATTTTTTTCACTCCCGCTGCAAGCGGGAAAGCGCGTTGGCCTGAGAGTGCGCAGGATGGCCATTTGTTGTACCAATAAACCTGATAATTATGAAAACGAAATACTTCTTATATGCCAGAAAATCGACCGAAGATGAGGAGCGACAGGTAATGTCAATTGAAGCGCAGATTACAGAGCTAAATGATTTTGCGCGCAGGGAAAAAATCAAGACTGCAGAAACCTTTGTAGAGAGCAAGAGCGCGAAGAAACCGGGGCGGGCTGTGTTCAATGAAATGATGGCAAAGGTTTATGAAAGTAGGGAGCCGATTGGGATTTTAGCTTGGCATCCCGATCGGCTGGCGCGGAATAGCATGGACGGTGGGCAAATCATTTACCTGATCGATTTAAAGCGTGTGGTGGCATTGAAGTTTCCGACCTTTTGGTTTGAACCTACGCCACAAGGTTTATTTATGCTGCAAGTAGCGTTCGGGCAGTCAAAATATTACTCGGATAACCTTTCGCAAAATGTGCTGCGCGGGATAAGGCAAAAGATCAGGCGCGGGGAATATCATTGCTATGCGCCATTTGGCTACATCAACAATCCGAAAACGAGGAATATTGACGTTGATCCGGTAAAAGCGAAAATCATTAGAAGGCTATACAAGTAATTTGCAGCGGGTGGGCATAGCTTGGAATCCATCCGGCACAGGCTTTTCCTTTGGGGCGTTGCGGGCAAGACGGGAAAGCCTGTTGTAAAATCGGTTGTGTATCGAATATTGACCAATCCAACTTACTTGGGTTTGATTGAACACAAAGGGGAACTATTCGAAGGCGCATTTAAACCGATTTTGGATAAAGCAATCTTTGAAGCGGTGCAAAAGGAATTGCACAGACGATCGAGGCCACGCAAGCAAGTAGGACGCCATAACTTTCCATTTACTGGCCTTCTAACTTGCGGGGAGTGTGGAGGGCAAATTACGGCTCAATACGCCAAACAACGGAAATACGTTTACTACCGCTGTTCAAAGAAGTTTGGCGTATGTGCGCAAGGCTATTTGAGCGATAAGGCTTTGCTTGGGGAATTGAGAGCGATATTAGAAAAGGTTGCTTTACCGGATGGGTGGGGCGATTTTCTGCTGGCTGAATGTGAGCGGGTGAAGCGCGAGGAAAAACATGGCAAACAGTCCTTTTCCCAAAATCTGAAACGGCAGTTGGATGAAACCGAAACCAAATTGGATAAACTGGTAAACGGTTTTCTTGACGGGATGATTGAGCAAGAAATCTACCTCAAAAAGAAGGAGCAACTTCTAAAAGAGAAAGTTGATTTAGAGGCTCAAAAGCAAGATTTTGAGAAAAGGGGTGTTGAGTGGGTCGAACTTGTGCGTGGGTTCGTGGAGGCCAGTAATGATGCGGGTCGGCTGATTTCTTCGGATGATTTTGGGGAAATTAAGGCCTTTGTGAAAAAAATTGGGTCGAACCGTCTTTTGTTGGATAAAAAAGTCCTTTTGGATTTTGCCTTGCTCTTTGATTTAATCCCTAAATACAAGGGGTTGACAGCCGAAGGCACTGGGGTAAAAAACAAAAGACGGCCTACCAAAGTGGCAAGTCGTCTCTTCATGTCGGGGTGAGAGGATTTGAACCTCCGCTCTCGCGCCCCCCAGACGCGCGCTTTAACCGGACTAAGCTACACCCCGATTCGACTCAACATGTGAGGCTTTCTTTACGTTAACGTAACGTACCTCCTTGAGGGGGCACAAAATTAGAATTACTTTCGCAATTTCCAATGAAAAATATATCACTCATCGGGGTTTTACTTCTGTCGCTGACTTTGTCGGCACAGGAAAATTATACCGTGAGCGGCTATGTAACCGATGCCGCAACAGGCGAGTCGCTGATCGGCGCCAATGTGTTCGAACCGAGCCAATCGCTAGGGACATCAACCAACGTGTACGGTTTTTATTCGCTCACCCTTGCGGGTGGATTCGCAAATATTCGGATCTCATACCTCGGTTACAAGGAGTTCGACATTACCATACCACTGAAGAGTGACACCACCCTTTCCTTTGAACTTGAAGCCAGTAGTCTCATCACCGACGAAGTGGTGGTCACCGCCGATTCCCCGGA carries:
- a CDS encoding recombinase family protein gives rise to the protein MKTKYFLYARKSTEDEERQVMSIEAQITELNDFARREKIKTAETFVESKSAKKPGRAVFNEMMAKVYESREPIGILAWHPDRLARNSMDGGQIIYLIDLKRVVALKFPTFWFEPTPQGLFMLQVAFGQSKYYSDNLSQNVLRGIRQKIRRGEYHCYAPFGYINNPKTRNIDVDPVKAKIIRRLYK
- a CDS encoding recombinase zinc beta ribbon domain-containing protein, producing MESIRHRLFLWGVAGKTGKPVVKSVVYRILTNPTYLGLIEHKGELFEGAFKPILDKAIFEAVQKELHRRSRPRKQVGRHNFPFTGLLTCGECGGQITAQYAKQRKYVYYRCSKKFGVCAQGYLSDKALLGELRAILEKVALPDGWGDFLLAECERVKREEKHGKQSFSQNLKRQLDETETKLDKLVNGFLDGMIEQEIYLKKKEQLLKEKVDLEAQKQDFEKRGVEWVELVRGFVEASNDAGRLISSDDFGEIKAFVKKIGSNRLLLDKKVLLDFALLFDLIPKYKGLTAEGTGVKNKRRPTKVASRLFMSG